In Heterodontus francisci isolate sHetFra1 chromosome 48, sHetFra1.hap1, whole genome shotgun sequence, a single window of DNA contains:
- the LOC137357364 gene encoding histidine N-acetyltransferase-like isoform X1 produces MNDQALKSRQVQSLTFQSCSSTTDYTKLIRLSISIPEMEGTSHELEFCLAEEAHFEQVMSISGDIYGGLDYLPVRYHAWLKEPARRVVLAKKKGQVIALVSANIVDEGRTAVVEALRVAPMERGKGIAGVIQRYCLDMIKAQFPEVEVRRYIRNGPLEPETLAKFQLICIQEVLALCFEVEEIRPKLEAAIVQLKEHGTEWEDPILLQAADIKRVFLSPSVVNGVLPGKTIIQDWGPYKPLESNLEILLKRDLVWMADSKEAPSVLSLGTAPYRVPLGADYQRFNIDIFGKHFSHARNQILTQLQEVIGHLEGSLYCILYMEPSLWQAVHSFCQRSLGLHNARDFGGQKVLEIGI; encoded by the exons ATTACACCAAGTTGATACGGCTGTCCATCAGCATACCTGAGATGGAGGGAACAAGCCATGAGCTGGAATTCTGCCTTGCTGAGGAGGCCCACTTTGAGCAAGTGATGTCCATCTCCGGGGATATCTATGGGGGACTCGACTACCTGCCTGTCAGGTACCACGCCTGGCTAAAGGAACCAGCTCGAAGAGTGGTCCTGGCTAAAAAGAAGGGACAAGTG aTTGCCTTGGTATCTGCAAATATTGTAGATGAGGGGCGTACGGCTGTGGTGGAAGCATTGAGAGTGGCACCGATGGAAAGAGGCAAGGGTATTGCAGGCGTCATACAGAGATATTGCTTGGATATGATCAAGGCCCAGTTCCCAGAAGTCGAAGTACGGAGATACATCAGAAATGGCCCGCTTGAACCGGAGACTTTAGCTAAGTTCCAACTCATATGTATACAG GAGGTATTGGCCCTATGCTTCGAGGTGGAGGAGATCCGCCCGAAGCTGGAAGCTGCCATTGTGCAGTTGAAGGAGCACGGGACGGAATGGGAAGATCCCATTCTGCTTCAGGCCGCTGACATCAAGCGCGTGTTTCTGAGCCCAAGTGTCGTGAATGGTGTACTGCCTGGGAAGACCATTATTCAGGACTGGGGGCCATACAAACCACTGGAAAGTAACCTGGAGATATTACTGAAGCGAGACCTAGTCTGGATGGCAGACAGTAAGGAAGCACCTAGCGTTCTGAGCCTGGGCACTGCCCCCTACAGAGTACCCCTAGGGGCCGATTACCAacgcttcaacattgatatatttggGAAGCATTTCTCCCACGCCAGAAACCAGATTCTCACTCAGCTGCAGGAAGTGATTGGCCACTTGGAGGGTTCCTTATACTGTATCTTGTACATGGAGCCATCCCTgtggcaggcagtgcattccttctGCCAGAGGTCTTTAGGCCTGCACAATGCCAGAGACTTTGGggggcagaaagtgctggagattggGATTTAG
- the LOC137357364 gene encoding probable N-acetyltransferase 16 isoform X2 produces MEGTSHELEFCLAEEAHFEQVMSISGDIYGGLDYLPVRYHAWLKEPARRVVLAKKKGQVIALVSANIVDEGRTAVVEALRVAPMERGKGIAGVIQRYCLDMIKAQFPEVEVRRYIRNGPLEPETLAKFQLICIQEVLALCFEVEEIRPKLEAAIVQLKEHGTEWEDPILLQAADIKRVFLSPSVVNGVLPGKTIIQDWGPYKPLESNLEILLKRDLVWMADSKEAPSVLSLGTAPYRVPLGADYQRFNIDIFGKHFSHARNQILTQLQEVIGHLEGSLYCILYMEPSLWQAVHSFCQRSLGLHNARDFGGQKVLEIGI; encoded by the exons ATGGAGGGAACAAGCCATGAGCTGGAATTCTGCCTTGCTGAGGAGGCCCACTTTGAGCAAGTGATGTCCATCTCCGGGGATATCTATGGGGGACTCGACTACCTGCCTGTCAGGTACCACGCCTGGCTAAAGGAACCAGCTCGAAGAGTGGTCCTGGCTAAAAAGAAGGGACAAGTG aTTGCCTTGGTATCTGCAAATATTGTAGATGAGGGGCGTACGGCTGTGGTGGAAGCATTGAGAGTGGCACCGATGGAAAGAGGCAAGGGTATTGCAGGCGTCATACAGAGATATTGCTTGGATATGATCAAGGCCCAGTTCCCAGAAGTCGAAGTACGGAGATACATCAGAAATGGCCCGCTTGAACCGGAGACTTTAGCTAAGTTCCAACTCATATGTATACAG GAGGTATTGGCCCTATGCTTCGAGGTGGAGGAGATCCGCCCGAAGCTGGAAGCTGCCATTGTGCAGTTGAAGGAGCACGGGACGGAATGGGAAGATCCCATTCTGCTTCAGGCCGCTGACATCAAGCGCGTGTTTCTGAGCCCAAGTGTCGTGAATGGTGTACTGCCTGGGAAGACCATTATTCAGGACTGGGGGCCATACAAACCACTGGAAAGTAACCTGGAGATATTACTGAAGCGAGACCTAGTCTGGATGGCAGACAGTAAGGAAGCACCTAGCGTTCTGAGCCTGGGCACTGCCCCCTACAGAGTACCCCTAGGGGCCGATTACCAacgcttcaacattgatatatttggGAAGCATTTCTCCCACGCCAGAAACCAGATTCTCACTCAGCTGCAGGAAGTGATTGGCCACTTGGAGGGTTCCTTATACTGTATCTTGTACATGGAGCCATCCCTgtggcaggcagtgcattccttctGCCAGAGGTCTTTAGGCCTGCACAATGCCAGAGACTTTGGggggcagaaagtgctggagattggGATTTAG